The Lolium perenne isolate Kyuss_39 chromosome 6, Kyuss_2.0, whole genome shotgun sequence genome segment atacaaagtattttttaaCGGGATTTTTTTGCATACACCACACTCGtatatatctatctatatatttaacGTCATAATTTTTTGAAACTTAGAAGCATGagattttaaaattttcaaaatatGAAATGCAGGAAAGCATTGGTGCCCATGTATCAAAGACACTTTCCGCATGAATAAGCCATCTAAAAAGAAGAAACGAAATGAACCGTCTTAGCATTAACATGCCAATATTCTATCAAGTCATCGGTCGCATCTAAAAAGAAGAAACGAAATGAAACATCTTAGCATTAACATGCCAATCTTCTATCAAGTCATCGGTCGCATCTAAATTCATACCTTGCTGGTGCTTTATTGGCTAGAGATAAAACCCTAAAAGGGTATAATAGGAATTGAAAGGTATAACCtacaaaaaaaggaagaaaatcgTAAATTATGAAACACCAATTCGTGATGCCTGACTCGGGGATGCTCACTTGAAATCTCAAAAAAGCATGCTCACTTtcgtcccaatttccctgaaacgAGACCATTGTCAGAACTCTTGTTCACCCAATACCTTAAGTTAGATAGGATTTTGCGAAACCCGCTTAATGATTTCATGTGAGAGGCATTTGAGCTTTTACTTCTCTATAACTCTCGTTTTCTGCAGTAGCCTTATCTTTGAAGCAAATGCATCAGTAGCtatgttctcctcttcctcctcatgttTGTCTAATCCTAGACGTACAGTTGGGGGGATGAAACCAGTGAAATCTTGGTAGTGACGACAACGTCAACTTGGGGCGACTAGGGTATACCAACGCCGATCTCGCAGCTCCTTCTCTCTATTTCTCATATTTTTCTTCCACTCCATGTCCTCGCGGTGGCTAGTTTACGGCCACATGCTCGACATGTGGTGGCTGTCAAGCGTCATCTCAACTCCTTTTGTGTGTTGATCAGATAGGGGAATTGGCAAATGAGATTTAGAGAAGGCTGAGGCTATTTCCCTCGTACCCCCTCACCTCCCTCGTCGCTtggtaggtgatacgtctcaaacgtatctataatttcttatgtttcatgctagttttatgacaatacctatatgttttgctcacactttataatgattttatgcattttccggaactaacctattaacaagatgccgaagtgccagttcagaaaggctgttcgggcaatattcttggaattcgacgaaacaaaggccaaacatcatatttcaccgagacggaccaggacaccaaaggggagccggagaggaggcccagggcccccagaccatagggcagcgcagcctagagggggggcgcgccagcctatgaggagggagccccctggctcctccgactccacctattcgcctatattatccctcgtgacctaaaaacccgacaccaattgacgaaactccagaaagactccagggacgccgccaccatcgcgaaactccgtttcgggggacagaagtctctgttccggcacgccgccgggacggggaattgcccccggagtcatctccatcgacaccaccgccatcttcatcgccgttgctgtctcccatgatgaggagggagtagttctcccccgaggttgagggctctaccggtagctatgtggttcatctctctctcccatggtgtgatctttatgtgatcatgagctttgtatcactattaatctatgtgctactctagtgatgttattaaagtagtctattcctcctccatgatgtaatgttgacagtgtgtgcatcatgtagtacttggcgtaggttatgattgtaatctcttgtagattatgaagttaactattactatggtagtattgatgcgatctactccccctttcatagctattgttgacagtgtgtatgttatgttagtactcggtctaaattgcaacggtctattatgcactctagaggttatgaactccggatgttgtggagcttgtttactccggcttgaggtgtgcttttatagctctacacaatgaatggtgtttgttatccaacaagagagtgtagaaagtagcatttatttattcagttatgtgatcaatgttgagagagtctactagtgaaagtatgatccctaggccttgtttctaagcattgaaacaccgtttccaacaagttctgttacatgtttgcttgctgccatctttatttcagattgcaattactacttacaatcatccatattacttgtattttactatctcttcgccgaattagtgcacctatacatctgacaagtgtattaggtgtgttggggacacaagagacttcttgtatcttaattgcaggattgcttgagagggatatctttgacctctacctccctgagttcgataaactttgggtgattcacttaagggaaacttgctgctgttctacaaacctctgctcttggaggcccaacactgtctacaggaatagaagcgtgcgtagacatcagtaggaCATGGAGTTTTCGCAGAGCAACATCTTGCCAATTACGAAGTgcttttgaaaaaaaaaacgagCATGGTATATGCGTTATTTAGTAATGATTAACATTATGCGAGTTGGTGGACTAAAACGAGGACAGTGGACTAGCTTATGCCAAGTGCAATGTACTCAACAGAACTCAAGTACAGTAGAGGAGTAATAGATTGTAATGGCCATGAAAAAGCGGTGATCAAGGCGGTGATACCTTTTGGTACAAGACTCTGCCATATACTCTGTCTAGAAATATACGATGTTGGAGCATTTTTTTGGTTCATCTACTTTATTttagtttgtatctagtctaTTTTTATGTGTAGATTCACTCACTTTAGCTTATATCTAGTCTATTTTAAAAGTacctaaaacatcttatattgaTGCACGGAGAGAGTAGATAGTATGAATAGGCACACAATGCTCAAAGAAATAAGACATATATCTCCACGATAGACAAATGTTGGTATGTGGTTTCCCTCGTCTAAGAGATTGAAATGTGTGCTATTCTCCGACGGCTACGGTTCATGTTTCTCAGCTTGGTAGTCCCTCCTCAAAATATGCTGCATATAGAAGGAAAACTTCAGACTTTATAAAGTTTGATCAAGTATATGTATTTAAATTTGCAACATCTAAAATATTGGaatgcatgtaatgtaaaatataTATATACGATGATTCTAACGATAATGACTTTGATATTGTGGATTTTGCTTCTTCATAATAATTGGCCAATCTTGATAGCTGTCGTGAGTGTCGTTCTATGGGGAGCGGGAGCGACCACCACAACCGATCCATTGTTCACCTGCATCGGTTGGAGTTGGAGCCGGACGTGCACGCCCATCCCGTTTCGccctcgccggcgccggcgccggtcgTCCGGTACACCAACCCAACCACAGTTTTAAAGCGCCCACGAAAAGCGGGGGGCGAgaaaaaacacaacaaaacaaacaaaacaaaagcgAAGCGTAGCGCACCGCAGCGAGTGGACGAAAGCAAACGAGGGCCGGAAAAGAACGTCCTCTCCACGAATGGCGAATTATTCGCTCGCCGGCGACTGCTCCGGCGAGGtccccgcctcctcctcctcctcctcctcctcgtccgcgCCCGCTACCTTCCCGTCCTTCTGGCCGCCCTTCCCCTCCTTCCTCTCCGACTCCGACTCCGACGCCCCCTTCCCTCCCCCCCGCTGCGCCACCGCCGCGCAGCAAGACCCCGCCGCCGCGTTCCTCGGCCTCGATTTCcacgccgacgacgacgaggacgggGCCGTCACGTGGGCGGCGCCGGACGAGGCCGGCCTGCCGCTCTGCTGGGACTGCCTGCAGCTGGAGGAGCACGAGGAGGCGCACGCGCACCACCAGCGCTGGGACGGCCTCGGGCTCAGCGACGCCGAGGAGTGGGAGCAGGTCGCCGCCGGCAGGGACGAGTTCGAGGCCGCCGCCGTGCGGAGCCTCGAGTGGGAGGTGCTCCTCGCCGCCAACAGCCTCCTGCTCGACGACGACGACCACTCCGGCGTCGACACGTACTTCCTCGACGACGCAGAGGACGCGCTGTTCGGGCAGCTGGCCGCGGAGCCGGAGCACGAGCCCCCGGCCAAgggcgggcgggcggcggcgagggCCGCCATCGAGGGCCTCCCGACGGTGGCGGTCGGGGAGTCCGGCGGCGGGGTCGCGCAGTGCGCGGTGTGCAAGGACggcatcgaggccggggaggcgGCCAGGAGGCTGCCGTGCGCGCACCTCTACCACGGCGCCTGCATCCTGCCCTGGCTCGCCATCCGCAACACCTGCCCGCTCTGCCGCCACGAGCTGCCCACCGACGACGCCGAGTACGAGACGTGGAGGGCCaggcgggccgccgccgccggcgacgacggcgacgacaggTATGGGCAGCGCCGCTCGTCGGGCTGAGGCTACACTGCTGAAACATCCTATAGTTTCAAACCGGAAGAGAGTGATTTGCTTCAAGGGCCAATGCGTTTGCAGGAGAGAGGGAAAATGGGTTGAAATCGATGTGAATTGGAGGattttttttcttggttttgcACAGAATTATACGAATAAGGTGCGTTTCAATTTGAATAATGCTGTATCTAGACCATAGCAGGCGAGAATGTTCCTTTCTAAATCGAATGGAATGCAAAGAGAAGGGAGGAGGATCAGTGATGAGCCCACTCTGTTTCGAACGATTCAAGCATGCATTTCTATCTAGCCATTCAAAATCTGCTATACTGCTTCAGTCTTTAACTCTACGCGATTTGAATTGTTCCTAGAAATGCTAGGCAACGCAAAGTTTCAATCGGTTGCGATTTTTGTGCCTAATTTTTGGGCAGAAACGATCGAACGGGAAAGTTATTCCAGCAAAGTTCCTTTTTAAGAAATCTGATTCTAAAGCAACAGCAACTTCTTCTTGCACGTTGCTGGCATTGGTTTATCCACAATCTGCAGCGAAATGAAGTGAGGAAATCCCAAGCAGATTGGGGTGAAACAGACAGAGTACACTAAACTCGTTTTGTTTCTTCATCTGTACAGTATTAGGATTTAGGACTAGTGCGCAGCCACGCAGGGTCCGAATCCAACGTACTCCGTGGGCACTTGGTATTCCTGGAGTGTTTTCGCTCGTTCAGCAGACGTAACGTAATCCGTGTGTTGTGTAAAGGGCACCTCACCGTAACCGGCGTGCACGAGCACCAAGCTCGTGGGGGGTGTTTCCGTAGCTTGGGAGCAGGGCGACGCGTCGAAGAAGAAAGGCTGGGTAGGAAGAATGGAATCGGTCGACGTCCCGCCAACGGGCCAATGCATCTATATTCTCTTCTGCAACTTTGCTTGCCTCGCACATTGCTGCGACCTCATCACGTGGTGATGTGGGGCTGATCACTGATGCGGTGCGCCGGTGGCTGAGGGCATCTTTTGCGTCATTGTAGGCACAGGCCGACAGAACCGACCGCGACACACATTCTGTTCGCGGCACACGACCTAAACGGATCGAATGGGCGAGCCTTAGGTCGCTCGGTTGGAATGTCCTAGCTCGTGATGCTACCCCTAGCTCGGTAGAACAGACCACGCGTGCATGCAGGAAGATGCGATTGTGCATTACTATATCATGCTAGAACATTGCTACAGAGTGCCCTAGCACTGGTTAGTTTTAGAGAGTGCCCCACCCAAATATAGAAAGAAAATAATCCGACATCTTCTATAttccaaaaatagaaaaaatcaCCACTCTCTGCCTTTTCTCCTCCCACGCCTTGGCTTCTCTTTGCCGTGCTTCATTTGCGAGTACACATTGACCAAGTAGGAAAAAATACATCCACCTTCCGTGAACCACAAATTCAGGCAAAAAAACTGAAAAGTAAAATATCTCGTATGCCACCACTTTTTTCTGTAAAATATAGAAGCGACGAATgtagaaaaatataaaaattacatctaaatctTGGGATAACCTACTGTTATTTTGAGAATCCTAGATGTAGAAAAAGGGAGAAAAAGAGATCCTAGATGTACAAAAAAAAAGTACATCCACTACTGCCATTATTCTAGATGTagaaaaagggaaaaaaagaGATACAAGATGTACAAAAATAAAATACATCCCAACACCAAAATTTACCAGAATAAATACATCTTTCGGTACTACTGGGTGTAGAAATGGAGAATCATAGAACaatcaacttgggtcgccatagcTCAGGCCGGAGATGGCGAACGGCGGCGACATTGTACTGCTGCCATAGAAAGGGATTTTGGGGCTAGGGGACGCTCGAAGCTGTGCGCGTGGCTTGAGTCCGTGTTCGGCCACACGGCCATAGCGGGGCTCGGGCGAACATTGTCGACGCCGACCACGACGCCGTCGATCTCGGCAAAGAGCAGAGCCAAACCTGGTCGCAGATCCGTCTGTCACGGTCCAGATCGATTCACCGGCGGAAGTAGGTGTCGAACGCCGCCTCCATCGCGTGCCCAGCGGAGGCCGTGCTCGCCGGCGACGGTTGAGTTGCCGGTGGTGGTCCGGCGCGCCGGGGCCGACCGGTCGCCGTAGGATCCTAACCACCCCGCCTCCGGTTCCTCCTATGCAGGCCTTAGATTTCACGATGGGTGGTGCTCGTGCTCGAATTTCTTTGCTCAGAGATGGATGGGAGGGAtacagatcaggtgacatgcaccttttgcatgtcaccgtgtgacatgcggcataaatccaaatttaaacattgcggtttttttttaaaaaaaatcatgcatgtgcaTAGCACATATTAaggtaacccctaaaaatttcagatcaaaattcgaaacatacatcgagaaacaaaaaagagaaatatgtcataaatagttcccgaattcaaatctgagtttctctgtagactattcacatctgagtttctcttttttgtttctcgatgtatgttctgaattttgatctgaaatttttaggggttatcttaatatatgCTGTGAAAATGCATGATTTTTTCCAGATTTTTTcgtaatgtttaaatttgaatttagaccgcatgtcacacggtgacatgcaaaaggtgcatgtcacctgatctgtgtTCGGATGGGAGATGGGGACGAGGCAGAAGATGTGAGAGGAGAGGATAGCGATGCAGCCAGGACCACATAAGCTCCGCGTTTGACCGAAGGGATAACATCTCTCGCATGTGCGTGTGGTCCCTGCGGGGGAGAATCCCACCTCACGTGCGAATACTCTAAACCGTTCGATCGGGATCCAACGCGTGCTAGACATGAGCACTCCCTAAGACAGGAGAGAGCTCTGCCACGAAATAGATATTGGGATTGATGTGACACTGATGAAAAAAATTCTCACTGGTGAAGATCAATTTGGAAAATGTGTGACAAACAAAGACGCCTTTGTACAGTCGAGAAAAGTGATCAACCTTTTTTTAAAGGGGAGCATAGCCCATCCTCTGCATTACATGGTTCCTTTTAGAGCAACATCAGCGAGAAATGaaggccgagctacatgtagctctttattttttaaaaatttaaaatcaTAGTTTTAAGTTTCAACAAAATTTGAAAACAAATCCTGGATGTAGATAATGATTAATTTACAAACGTGCAAAATCTCAATATGAAATTCTTTGTATTGTAGACAAAGTACTAAGAGTTTCACATTGAAATTTTGCTTGTTTGTAGATTCCATCATTGGCTAtatctaggatttttttttcagaatttttgaaacttaaaaatatgattcccgattttttgaaaataaagagctacattTAGCTCGGCCTCCATTTGTCCACTCTCGCAACATCAGCCATTATAATCAACCACAATATTATTGGATACCGAACATCAAGACCGAAGAATTATATTGCAAAGAAGAAAGAACAAACCCAAATATATGTACATTGGagctttatcggaaaaaaaaatCTACATTGGACCAGCGTCGCGAGAAAAACGCATCTACCCTACCAAACCTCCATCTTTTAGTTATACGAGAATTGCAAATGTTAATTAAGAAAAAAATAGAGGGGTGTCTGGTGGGCAGCTACAAAATGTATGGATTGCCGAGACAAGTTCAAACCGTACCCCCAAAGCACAATTTACATGCCCAGTTGAAACAACAGTAACCTGCAAGGGGAGCACCGAGCGACCAGATCTTCAGTGAACCATGCaccaaaacaagtttttttttcaaCACAAGTTGGGGCTGATGACCCCAGCGGAGCAATCCATTAGAACACACGTGGCAGATACATTTTACAGTAAGACCCCTTATCATCACTCGCCTTAAAGAACCAACTGTTTGAAGATAAGGCCTCACACTTTACAAAAAGCACCTTGGAAGAAAACAAGAGAAAGCAATCAAGAACCTCGGTGCCTCTGCCACCACACGCCGGCAAGCTCCAGGCGTCTCCGCCGAGCTCAGAGAGCAGCACGCTCGAAAGCTCTAGTCCGACGAGAAGATCCAGCCGCTGGcaactgatgacgcgtaaagcacacgtccgttgggaaccccaagaggaaggtgtgatgcgtatagcaggaagttttcccttagtaagaaaccaaggttatggaaccagtaggagatgaaggtcacgtgaaggttgttggtggaggagtgtagtgcagcgcagcaccagggattccggcgccaacgtggaacctgcacaacacaatcaaaatactttgccccaacttaacagtgaggttgtcaatctcaccggcttgctgtaaacaaaggattaaacgtatggtgtgaaaaatgatgtttgtttgcaaagaataacagagaacaatgattgcagtagattgtattca includes the following:
- the LOC127306316 gene encoding uncharacterized protein gives rise to the protein MANYSLAGDCSGEVPASSSSSSSSSAPATFPSFWPPFPSFLSDSDSDAPFPPPRCATAAQQDPAAAFLGLDFHADDDEDGAVTWAAPDEAGLPLCWDCLQLEEHEEAHAHHQRWDGLGLSDAEEWEQVAAGRDEFEAAAVRSLEWEVLLAANSLLLDDDDHSGVDTYFLDDAEDALFGQLAAEPEHEPPAKGGRAAARAAIEGLPTVAVGESGGGVAQCAVCKDGIEAGEAARRLPCAHLYHGACILPWLAIRNTCPLCRHELPTDDAEYETWRARRAAAAGDDGDDRYGQRRSSG